A genomic window from Candidatus Bathyarchaeota archaeon includes:
- a CDS encoding MFS transporter has product MRLFTGFIFHKISFGLLSVLLPLYITQVISGGNLAVWGLIASMATFVAIPFSFLWGSLCDATQRYRFFILLSFAAVTFLLYLFSLTTDLLLLGILYVFIVVFQVAYEPSKNVLIAENYSHRDWKSGFASYSALTQVGWVTGLFLGFLLTLWGFTSDTLFTICITLSFTSFILSAIFVNDPTLTFERGLVTIERSFSLVQRGVELITRLNFDQYDSGELNRENVYALCFGLMLFSLATSIFFTPLPVFFSETLVVPTSTVFALFLINSLGCLFGYVMTKRNYNSLKETSITTKIAILRGILVFSLLFVSLLSLTWAIILSIIILALSGFGYAFYSVSVLSLSMEVIPRGKTGIFTALLGAGSGIGCLTGPIIAENFGFTYTFIASATCFFLSFAVFKIFTRSRYTEHI; this is encoded by the coding sequence ATGCGTCTGTTTACTGGTTTTATTTTTCACAAAATATCTTTTGGACTTTTGTCGGTTCTTTTACCCCTTTATATAACGCAGGTTATCAGCGGAGGTAATTTGGCAGTTTGGGGTTTAATTGCATCTATGGCTACGTTTGTTGCAATTCCTTTTTCTTTTCTGTGGGGTTCCCTTTGTGACGCTACTCAACGTTACCGTTTTTTTATTTTGCTGTCTTTTGCAGCTGTAACTTTTTTGCTTTACCTATTTTCTTTAACAACTGATCTGTTATTACTTGGGATTTTATACGTGTTCATTGTAGTGTTTCAGGTTGCTTATGAGCCTTCAAAAAATGTGCTGATTGCAGAAAACTATTCCCACAGAGACTGGAAAAGTGGATTTGCATCCTATTCTGCCTTGACCCAAGTTGGATGGGTTACAGGACTGTTTCTGGGTTTCCTTTTGACCCTGTGGGGTTTCACTAGCGATACTTTGTTTACTATTTGTATAACCCTGAGTTTTACATCTTTCATATTATCAGCAATTTTCGTGAATGATCCAACGTTAACTTTCGAGAGGGGACTGGTCACAATAGAAAGGTCGTTTAGTTTGGTTCAAAGAGGCGTAGAGTTGATAACAAGACTAAATTTTGACCAGTATGATTCAGGCGAGCTTAACCGAGAAAACGTGTATGCTCTATGTTTTGGTTTAATGCTATTCTCCCTTGCAACTAGCATATTTTTCACCCCTTTGCCGGTTTTCTTTTCTGAAACTTTAGTTGTTCCCACAAGTACGGTATTTGCATTGTTTCTAATCAACTCGTTAGGTTGCCTTTTTGGATATGTTATGACAAAAAGGAACTACAATTCCCTAAAAGAAACATCAATAACAACAAAAATTGCTATACTCCGAGGCATACTGGTTTTCTCTTTACTGTTTGTAAGCTTATTATCATTAACATGGGCAATAATTCTATCAATTATTATTTTAGCTCTTAGCGGATTCGGTTATGCTTTCTATTCAGTATCTGTGCTTTCCCTCTCTATGGAAGTGATTCCAAGAGGCAAAACTGGAATATTCACCGCGTTATTAGGCGCAGGCAGTGGCATTGGATGTTTAACTGGACCAATAATAGCAGAAAATTTTGGTTTCACTTACACATTCATAGCATCTGCTACCTGTTTCTTTCTTAGCTTCGCAGTATTCAAAATTTTCACAAGAAGCAGATACACCGAACACATATAA
- a CDS encoding deoxyribodipyrimidine photo-lyase, translating into MQATQRTEHNQALDYAIMLANKLNQPLLVYFAITNSYPEANERHYYFMLEGLKQVQTSFEEKNLQFLIQNLSPEVGVCAVGKEASAVVVDAGYSKTERQLRNYVASHVSCPLVQLECNVVVPVELVSPKEEYSAATIRRKIMKQVTKFLVLNKQPVLKKTKIKTDFSSFEISDLDKAVKNLNFDKSVKRVKTFHGGTSHAKKHLKLFIETKLEKYDNQRNDPTKNVLSNMSAYLHFGQISPIFVALNVLESNNQGMDTYLEQLIVRRELAFNFVFYNNNYDCFDGLPEWTKKSLNEHKDDTREYVYSLDELEKAKTHDVYWNAAQKQMIICGKMHGYMRMYWGKKIIEWTNDPQTAYEYILYLNNKYELDGRDPNGFTGVAWCFGKHDRPWKERSVFGKIRYMNAKGLQRKFNIEKYVKQIDQLT; encoded by the coding sequence ATGCAGGCCACTCAAAGAACTGAACACAATCAAGCATTAGATTATGCAATAATGCTAGCAAACAAATTGAATCAGCCTTTGCTTGTGTATTTTGCAATTACAAACAGTTATCCTGAAGCAAATGAGCGCCACTACTACTTCATGCTAGAAGGACTAAAACAAGTTCAAACCTCCTTTGAGGAAAAAAACCTTCAATTTTTGATTCAAAACCTTTCTCCCGAGGTTGGAGTGTGTGCTGTTGGAAAAGAGGCCTCTGCAGTTGTAGTTGACGCCGGATACTCAAAAACGGAAAGACAATTGCGAAATTATGTTGCATCCCATGTTTCTTGTCCTTTGGTGCAACTAGAGTGTAATGTTGTAGTTCCCGTTGAGTTGGTCTCTCCTAAAGAAGAATACAGTGCAGCTACTATCCGACGAAAAATAATGAAACAGGTTACAAAGTTTTTAGTTTTGAATAAGCAACCAGTTCTGAAAAAAACCAAAATAAAAACAGATTTTTCTTCCTTTGAAATTAGTGACCTTGACAAAGCTGTTAAGAACTTAAACTTTGATAAAAGTGTCAAACGGGTAAAAACCTTTCATGGAGGCACCAGTCATGCTAAAAAGCATCTTAAGTTGTTTATTGAAACAAAGCTTGAAAAGTATGATAATCAGCGAAATGACCCAACAAAAAATGTTCTTTCCAATATGAGTGCCTATCTTCATTTTGGGCAAATATCGCCGATTTTTGTTGCGTTAAATGTTTTAGAGTCAAACAATCAGGGTATGGATACATATTTAGAGCAGTTAATTGTCAGACGAGAATTAGCATTTAATTTTGTTTTCTACAACAATAATTATGATTGTTTTGATGGGCTTCCAGAGTGGACTAAAAAGAGTTTGAACGAACACAAAGACGACACCCGAGAATACGTTTATTCTTTAGATGAGTTAGAAAAGGCAAAAACCCATGATGTTTACTGGAATGCTGCCCAAAAACAGATGATAATCTGTGGAAAAATGCATGGTTACATGCGCATGTATTGGGGCAAAAAAATTATTGAATGGACAAATGACCCCCAAACTGCTTACGAGTATATCCTTTATTTGAACAACAAATACGAACTTGATGGTCGCGACCCAAACGGTTTTACTGGTGTTGCTTGGTGTTTTGGCAAACATGACCGACCTTGGAAAGAGCGTTCAGTTTTTGGCAAAATTCGTTACATGAACGCAAAAGGTTTACAACGTAAATTTAATATTGAAAAATATGTAAAACAAATTGACCAATTAACCTAG
- a CDS encoding SagB/ThcOx family dehydrogenase — MVHTVGDDFQFHTKYNKNKMTGGYLDWANKPDTYKQYLDNKKIELPFSREFETLSFDEAVRRRRSVRSFSEQSLSLMQLGYLLWSSTGIQRVDGSYEFRNAPSAGALYPIETYLFAKKVDTIDMGLYHYNIKSHLLEQIKTGDFSDYLANSCLGQSMLSSAPVVFIWSAVFSRSKWKYKQRAYRYIYLDCGHIAQNLAMSATSMGLGSCQIGAFYDDELNNLMELDEKQESVVYLSAVGHPI; from the coding sequence TTGGTACACACTGTTGGTGACGATTTTCAGTTTCATACCAAATATAACAAAAATAAAATGACTGGGGGCTATCTGGATTGGGCAAACAAGCCAGACACTTACAAACAGTATCTGGATAATAAAAAAATTGAGTTGCCCTTTTCTAGAGAGTTTGAAACTTTATCCTTTGACGAAGCAGTAAGAAGGCGGAGGAGTGTTCGTAGTTTTTCTGAGCAATCTTTGAGTTTAATGCAGTTGGGTTATCTTTTATGGTCCTCAACTGGGATTCAACGGGTAGACGGGAGTTATGAGTTTCGCAATGCTCCTAGCGCTGGAGCGTTATATCCAATTGAAACTTATTTGTTTGCCAAAAAAGTAGACACCATAGACATGGGGTTGTATCACTACAACATAAAATCACATTTGCTCGAACAAATAAAAACTGGCGATTTTTCTGATTATTTAGCAAACTCTTGTTTAGGACAATCAATGCTTTCATCTGCACCTGTTGTTTTTATTTGGTCAGCTGTTTTTTCTCGGTCAAAATGGAAATACAAACAACGCGCCTACCGATACATCTACCTAGACTGTGGACACATCGCACAAAACCTCGCAATGAGTGCAACTAGTATGGGATTGGGGTCTTGTCAAATTGGAGCCTTTTACGATGACGAACTAAATAACCTAATGGAACTGGACGAAAAACAAGAAAGCGTGGTCTATTTGAGTGCAGTTGGGCATCCGATTTAA
- a CDS encoding SagB/ThcOx family dehydrogenase yields MEIYRNSKKESGYEFRNSPSAGALYPIETYLFAKKVDTIDMGLYHYNIKSHLLEELKTGDFSDYLANSCLGQSMLSFAAVVLVWSAVFSRSKWKYKQRAYLYIYLDCGHIAQNLALTATSIGLGSCQIEAFYADEINALIDLDGTKESTI; encoded by the coding sequence ATGGAAATCTACCGGAATTCAAAAAAAGAAAGCGGTTACGAGTTCCGTAACTCACCTTCTGCTGGGGCACTGTACCCGATTGAAACTTATTTGTTTGCCAAAAAAGTAGACACCATAGACATGGGGTTGTATCACTACAACATAAAATCACATTTGCTCGAAGAACTAAAAACTGGCGATTTTTCTGATTATTTAGCAAACTCTTGTTTAGGGCAATCCATGCTCTCTTTTGCAGCAGTAGTGCTTGTGTGGTCAGCTGTTTTTTCTCGGTCAAAATGGAAATACAAACAACGAGCATACCTTTACATTTACTTAGATTGTGGTCATATTGCCCAAAATTTAGCCCTAACTGCAACTAGTATTGGGTTAGGGTCTTGTCAAATTGAAGCCTTCTACGCTGATGAGATTAATGCCCTAATTGACTTAGACGGAACAAAAGAAAGCACGATCTAA